atagTGGGTCCTCTTTGCCCATCAGGAAGGGCCAGgaaccttctgacagtcgtcgaccgctccaacaggtggcccgaagcgacgcccatggaagaagccaccgccagtgcatgtgctgaggccctcctctccagctggatcagccggtttggtgcCGCAGACCATATAACAATGGACAGGGTCCCAGCCTTCTTGTctgagctgtggactgccctggcacgcctgctggggaccactcaccacagcaccactgcctacaaccccgtgGCCAAcagattggtggaaaggttccacaggtccctgaaggcatccctcatggcccgttGCACCgctgagaattggaagtaccagctgccctgggtcctcctcgggctaaggaccgcccccagagccaatggcgacccgtccacagcagaaaaagtctacggggagtctCTCGTAGTCCTGGGCAAACTCATCATAGAGGACCGGGACAACCTAACAACCCAGAGGCTCTGCGACAGGGTCgcaaagttcgccccctgccagcagaCATACACCGataggacgtcccccttcatgcctcccggtctgtcctccaccacccacatcttcgtcaggaaCAATGCCGTCTGCCCACCCTTAatcaggccctacagggg
This DNA window, taken from Macrobrachium rosenbergii isolate ZJJX-2024 chromosome 4, ASM4041242v1, whole genome shotgun sequence, encodes the following:
- the LOC136837503 gene encoding uncharacterized protein: MEEATASACAEALLSSWISRFGAADHITMDRVPAFLSELWTALARLLGTTHHSTTAYNPVANRLVERFHRSLKASLMARCTAENWKYQLPWVLLGLRTAPRANGDPSTAEKVYGESLVVLGKLIIEDRDNLTTQRLCDRVAKFAPCQQTYTDRTSPFMPPGLSSTTHIFVRNNAVCPPLIRPYRGPFLVLKRNKKVFRLAIHGKDDWVSIDRLKPALLEEDVGDTPQSPAPGDVAPVAHPAHKKVAWPPP